Part of the Neosynechococcus sphagnicola sy1 genome is shown below.
TCGCTAAAACGTGTCTTTTCAGCCATCTTGGCAAACCAGCAAACCAGGGAGTCTCTTCCCCTTTGCCTATTGTAGGGGATAGCTTGGGCTGCGTCCGGGATTCATGGGACAATGGGCAAACTGAAGCTGTCTGTCAAGTAGCTATCCATCGGTAACGGTGCAGATTTAGTTATGAGCGACTCCTTCTTCAAAAACCTGCCTGTTCTCCGCCATTTATGTCCAAGACTTATACCGTTGAAATCCAACACCGAGGCACCTGCCACACCCTCACGGTGCCTGAGGATCAAACCGTTTTAGAAGCTGCGAACCAAGCTGGCTTAGAGCTACCTAGCTCGTGTTGTGCTGGGGTCTGTACTACCTGTGCGGCTTCGTTGGTAGCAGGAACGGTGGATCAGAGCGATGGAATGGGTATCAGCCCTGAAATCCGAGATCAAGGTTATGCCCTGCTGTGTGTTTCCTATCCCCGTTCCGATTTAAAAATTGAGACCGAAAAAGAAGAAATTGTCTATCAACTGCAATTTGGCCGCCCTTCCTAGCGATCACCGCTGGGACTAAACCCGAAATTCGGCCACGCTATCGGTGTAATCAATCGGCAGTACCCCGACGACATTCTCGTGGGGACGAGCAATGATATGGGAGGAACAAAAGACGGTTTTTTCCACGTAGCAGGTGCATTTTTTAGCAGCTTCTACCCCCGCAGCGACGGCAATTTTGACTTCAGAAACACTCCCCCGCACAACGGCAGTATAGTACCCGCCACTGAGTTTTTCCATGCTCACCAAGGTAACGCGGGCAGCCTTACACATTGCATCTGCTGCAGCCAGGGTCGGGGGGAGCCCCCGTGATTCAACCATGCCAACTGCAACTCCCATACATCATCTCCTAGCGGATCGCTAACCCTGAAATCATACAACTAAATTAATGGCACTCCCATCCAGTAAGACGATTAATCCCATGGGTGGGGTGGGTTCATGGCGAACTACTGGGAGGGGTTTGGGGGACAGGGGTGGTACTGGGGCCGATAATCGGATCTGGTGTCACAGAAGCAGGGGTTGACAACAGACTAATTTGAGCCCGAATTTGGTCTTTGTAATTTGCCGGGGCTAAGTTAAAGGCTGTGTTGAACAGTTGGGTTGCTTCCGTCACCTTGCCTTGATCTTTCAGGGTACGGG
Proteins encoded:
- a CDS encoding 2Fe-2S iron-sulfur cluster-binding protein, which gives rise to MSKTYTVEIQHRGTCHTLTVPEDQTVLEAANQAGLELPSSCCAGVCTTCAASLVAGTVDQSDGMGISPEIRDQGYALLCVSYPRSDLKIETEKEEIVYQLQFGRPS
- a CDS encoding BMC domain-containing protein; amino-acid sequence: MGVAVGMVESRGLPPTLAAADAMCKAARVTLVSMEKLSGGYYTAVVRGSVSEVKIAVAAGVEAAKKCTCYVEKTVFCSSHIIARPHENVVGVLPIDYTDSVAEFRV